A single genomic interval of Octopus bimaculoides isolate UCB-OBI-ISO-001 chromosome 22, ASM119413v2, whole genome shotgun sequence harbors:
- the LOC106878712 gene encoding dolichol phosphate-mannose biosynthesis regulatory protein-like, with amino-acid sequence MVTSLDQTVGWGLMFLAATIFVYYSIWVIILPFLGPNQKLHSFFPPQFYAVAFPLVLMSVALVIIGLTMTVIIVRSKLKAKPKSE; translated from the exons ATG GTCACAAGCTTGGATCAAACCGTTGGATGGGGGCTGATGTTTCTAGCAGCCACAATTTTCGTTTATTATTCCATTTGGGTTATTATTCTG cctTTTCTGGGACCAAACCAGAAACTCCATTCCTTCTTCCCGCCTCAGTTTTATGCAGTGGCCTTTCCATTGGTATTGATGTCAGTAGCCCTTGTCATCATTG GTTTAACTATGACAGTCATTATAGTCAGAAGTAAATTGAAAGCAAAACCTAAaagtgaataa